In one Halosimplex halophilum genomic region, the following are encoded:
- a CDS encoding SDR family NAD(P)-dependent oxidoreductase, with translation MTESDGISVEGQNAVVIGGTSGIGLEIARAFARGGADVVATSRSEESVAEAAAELRDLGAETVEVTCNVRDPDSIETLRETVEDALGAVDTLVTSQGSVATTPVTEMSDEEWAQDIDVLLTGAFRAIREFGAAMDEGAIINVSSMSARQSREARPSYVSAKAGLDGLTRAAAADLAPEVRVNAIAPGFVKTELAGPKLEDGSEFREGVDERTPMDRVATPDEISGAALYLASDAASFTTGEIITVDGGYDRSSV, from the coding sequence ATGACGGAATCCGACGGCATCAGCGTCGAGGGGCAGAACGCGGTGGTCATCGGCGGCACGAGCGGCATCGGGCTGGAGATCGCCCGCGCGTTCGCCCGCGGCGGGGCGGACGTGGTCGCGACCAGCCGCTCGGAGGAGTCGGTCGCCGAGGCCGCCGCGGAACTGCGCGATCTCGGTGCGGAGACGGTCGAGGTGACCTGCAACGTCCGCGACCCCGACTCCATCGAGACCCTCCGGGAGACCGTCGAGGACGCGCTCGGCGCGGTCGACACGCTCGTCACCTCCCAGGGCTCGGTCGCGACGACGCCGGTCACGGAGATGAGCGACGAGGAGTGGGCCCAGGACATCGACGTGCTCCTGACCGGCGCCTTCCGCGCGATCCGCGAGTTCGGCGCCGCGATGGACGAGGGAGCCATCATCAACGTCTCCTCGATGTCGGCCCGCCAGTCCCGGGAGGCCCGCCCGAGTTACGTCTCCGCGAAGGCCGGCCTGGACGGGCTCACCCGCGCCGCGGCCGCCGACCTCGCGCCCGAGGTGCGAGTCAACGCCATCGCCCCCGGCTTCGTCAAGACGGAACTCGCCGGCCCGAAACTGGAGGACGGCTCCGAGTTCCGCGAGGGCGTCGACGAGCGCACGCCGATGGACCGCGTGGCGACCCCCGACGAGATCAGCGGCGCCGCGCTCTACCTCGCGAGCGACGCGGCCTCGTTCACCACGGGCGAGATCATCACCGTCGACGGCGGCTACGACCGAAGCTCGGTCTGA
- a CDS encoding ABC transporter ATP-binding protein, with protein sequence MAAIETDGLTKRYGSVAAVEGLDLTVDAGTIYGFLGPNGAGKTTTMRLLTGLTRPSDGTATVAGVDVRDRDRLGERIGYVPDTPPLYEKLTAREQLSAVADVRGLDPERARERVDALFDRFGLAAADDRIESYSKGMKQKTSVVQAVVHEPDVLFLDEPTSGLDPNAARTLKELLTELRDDGTAVFLSTHVLSVVDELADTVGLLSEGRLLAEDDPERLVAARDGDTLEDAFVELTSDDVSVRLRESP encoded by the coding sequence GTGGCAGCCATCGAGACCGACGGGCTCACGAAGCGCTACGGGTCGGTCGCCGCCGTCGAGGGGCTGGACCTGACCGTCGACGCCGGGACTATCTACGGCTTCCTCGGTCCCAACGGCGCCGGCAAGACGACCACGATGCGGCTGCTGACGGGTCTCACACGGCCCAGCGACGGGACCGCGACCGTCGCCGGCGTCGACGTGCGCGACCGCGACCGGCTGGGCGAGCGGATCGGCTACGTCCCCGACACGCCGCCGCTGTACGAGAAGCTCACCGCTCGCGAGCAGCTCTCGGCGGTAGCCGACGTGCGCGGGCTCGACCCCGAGCGCGCCCGCGAGCGGGTCGACGCCCTGTTCGACCGGTTCGGGCTGGCGGCCGCCGACGACCGCATCGAGAGCTACTCGAAGGGGATGAAACAGAAGACCAGCGTCGTCCAGGCCGTCGTCCACGAGCCCGACGTGCTCTTCCTCGACGAGCCGACGAGCGGGCTCGACCCCAACGCCGCGCGGACGCTCAAGGAACTGCTCACCGAGCTGCGCGACGACGGGACCGCCGTCTTCCTCTCGACGCACGTGCTCTCGGTGGTCGACGAACTGGCCGACACAGTCGGCCTGCTCTCCGAGGGGCGGCTGCTCGCCGAGGACGACCCCGAGCGGCTGGTCGCCGCCCGCGACGGCGACACGCTGGAGGACGCCTTCGTCGAGTTGACGAGCGACGACGTGTCTGTCCGCCTGCGCGAGTCGCCATGA
- a CDS encoding NUDIX hydrolase: protein MSVAEVSRDRVEERLVALEDEYSGFPVNQTTLAVASDAYERAGDRCEDGIVDAYVQLYNDSEDVLLVERDGEWVVPHGEPATDERVVPGTEAAVREATGVACSLTGLARVTILGVRDEDDPERPPVYRLIAVFVAETEGSAAAGTTPTEGTTRRTGANGDPAGDATDDATPEGVRWHPTLPESAVPSH, encoded by the coding sequence ATGTCCGTGGCCGAGGTCTCCCGGGACAGGGTGGAGGAGCGGCTGGTCGCGCTGGAGGACGAGTACAGCGGGTTCCCCGTCAACCAGACGACGCTCGCGGTGGCGAGCGACGCCTACGAGCGCGCCGGCGACCGCTGCGAGGACGGGATCGTCGACGCGTACGTCCAGCTGTACAACGACAGCGAGGACGTGCTGCTGGTCGAGCGCGACGGCGAGTGGGTCGTCCCTCACGGCGAACCGGCGACCGACGAGCGCGTCGTCCCCGGGACCGAGGCCGCGGTCCGGGAGGCCACCGGCGTCGCCTGCTCGCTGACCGGCCTCGCGCGCGTGACGATCCTGGGCGTCCGCGACGAGGACGACCCCGAGCGGCCGCCGGTCTACCGACTGATCGCCGTCTTCGTCGCCGAGACGGAGGGATCGGCCGCGGCCGGGACCACGCCGACGGAAGGGACGACCCGGCGAACCGGGGCGAACGGCGACCCCGCCGGCGACGCCACCGACGATGCGACGCCCGAGGGCGTCCGCTGGCACCCCACCCTGCCCGAGTCGGCCGTCCCGTCGCACTGA
- a CDS encoding NUDIX domain-containing protein, giving the protein MGEDERAPATDLPERSRERVAGWLADLRGRYDGFERVDRRWELAPDAYERDRERIAGGANGGAGIWVTNDAGEVLLVRNEGDEGWADPGGKREAGESFEAAARREVREETAVEATITGVREAHVLELVDRTDPERPALASLIVIFDGEHAGGEPRPREGEIAAVQWAAEPPETVLYPEVADRPYPAGE; this is encoded by the coding sequence ATGGGAGAGGACGAACGGGCGCCGGCCACCGACCTCCCGGAACGCTCCCGCGAGCGGGTCGCCGGCTGGCTGGCCGACCTGCGTGGGCGCTACGACGGCTTCGAGCGCGTCGACAGGCGGTGGGAGCTCGCGCCCGACGCTTACGAGCGCGACCGCGAACGGATCGCCGGTGGCGCCAACGGCGGCGCCGGGATCTGGGTCACGAACGACGCCGGCGAGGTGCTGCTCGTCCGCAACGAGGGCGACGAGGGCTGGGCGGACCCCGGCGGCAAGCGCGAGGCCGGCGAGTCCTTCGAGGCGGCCGCCCGCCGGGAGGTCCGCGAGGAGACCGCCGTCGAGGCGACGATCACGGGCGTCCGCGAGGCGCACGTCCTCGAACTCGTCGACCGGACGGACCCCGAGCGGCCGGCGCTGGCCAGCCTCATCGTGATCTTCGACGGGGAGCACGCGGGCGGCGAGCCGCGGCCACGGGAGGGAGAGATCGCCGCCGTCCAGTGGGCCGCGGAGCCGCCGGAGACGGTGCTGTACCCCGAGGTCGCCGACCGGCCGTACCCGGCGGGCGAGTGA
- a CDS encoding S9 family peptidase — protein MYDLDRYLNVRSAYGASFAPDGTLSFLLDATGTPQVWTLDEPRGWPVQRTFFEERVTFASWSPERRELAFGMDEGGDERAQLYRLDADDGTITDLTARPDAKHRWGGWSHDGDRFAFASNRRDESVFDVYVQGRTETGDDAELVHEGDGWLSVGGWAPADDRLLVSQAHWNFDQDLYVLDLDSGERRHLTPHDGDVRFTSAQWSPDGDALYLTTDYESDTKYLARLDLAAVGDDPDESDLADALDVVADGGEWNVGGVALDDDTGRLVYSRNVDGYTDLTVGELAGPAEIDEFPAPDLPGGVAGGVAFDDDAERFACSATGRTENTNVYVVDIGTGEFERWTDASTAGIPRSSFVEPELVRYPTFDDRAIPGFFSLPDDWEAGETPVIVDIHGGPESQRRPSFAGLTQYFLSRGYAVFEPNVRGSTGYGREYTHLDDVENRMDSVADVEAAVEWLTDHEAIDPDRVVAMGGSYGGFMVLAALTEYPDLWAAGVDIVGIANFVTFLENTGPWRRELREAEYGSLDEDREFLESVSPINNVESIAAPLFVLHGANDPRVPLGEAEQIAEEAAEQGVPVEKLVFDDEGHGITKRENRIEAYTAVVDFLDEHV, from the coding sequence ATGTACGACCTCGACCGGTATCTCAACGTGCGCAGCGCCTACGGCGCCTCGTTCGCGCCCGACGGGACGCTGTCCTTCCTGCTTGACGCCACCGGCACTCCCCAGGTCTGGACGCTCGACGAACCCCGGGGCTGGCCCGTCCAGCGCACCTTCTTCGAGGAGCGGGTCACCTTCGCCTCGTGGTCGCCCGAGCGCCGGGAGCTCGCGTTCGGCATGGACGAGGGCGGCGACGAGCGCGCCCAGCTCTACCGGCTGGACGCCGACGACGGGACGATCACCGACCTCACCGCCCGCCCCGACGCGAAACACCGCTGGGGCGGGTGGTCCCACGACGGCGACCGCTTCGCGTTCGCCTCCAACCGCCGCGACGAGTCCGTCTTCGACGTGTACGTCCAGGGCCGGACCGAGACGGGCGACGACGCCGAACTCGTCCACGAGGGCGACGGCTGGCTGTCGGTCGGCGGCTGGGCGCCCGCCGACGACCGCCTGCTCGTCTCGCAGGCCCACTGGAACTTCGACCAGGACCTCTACGTCCTCGACCTCGACTCGGGCGAGCGCCGACACCTCACGCCACACGACGGCGACGTGCGGTTCACGAGCGCCCAGTGGAGCCCCGACGGCGACGCCCTGTACCTGACGACCGACTACGAGTCGGACACGAAGTACCTCGCTCGCCTCGACCTGGCGGCCGTCGGCGACGACCCCGACGAGTCCGACCTGGCCGATGCGCTCGATGTCGTGGCCGACGGGGGCGAGTGGAACGTCGGCGGCGTGGCGCTGGACGACGACACCGGTCGGCTCGTCTACTCCCGGAACGTCGACGGCTACACCGACCTCACGGTCGGCGAACTCGCGGGCCCGGCCGAGATCGACGAGTTCCCCGCGCCGGACCTCCCGGGCGGGGTCGCCGGCGGCGTCGCCTTCGACGACGACGCCGAGCGGTTCGCGTGCTCGGCGACCGGCCGGACGGAGAACACGAACGTCTACGTCGTCGATATCGGGACTGGGGAGTTCGAGCGCTGGACTGACGCCTCCACCGCGGGCATCCCGAGGTCCTCATTCGTCGAGCCCGAACTCGTCCGCTACCCGACCTTCGACGACCGGGCGATCCCCGGGTTCTTCTCGCTGCCCGACGACTGGGAGGCCGGCGAGACTCCGGTAATCGTGGACATCCACGGCGGCCCGGAGAGCCAGCGCCGCCCCTCGTTCGCCGGGCTCACGCAGTACTTCCTCTCGCGGGGCTACGCCGTCTTCGAGCCCAACGTTCGCGGGTCGACGGGCTACGGCCGGGAGTACACCCACCTCGACGACGTGGAGAATCGGATGGACTCCGTGGCGGACGTCGAGGCGGCCGTCGAGTGGCTGACGGATCACGAGGCGATCGACCCCGACCGCGTGGTCGCGATGGGCGGCTCCTACGGCGGGTTCATGGTGCTGGCGGCGCTGACGGAGTACCCCGACCTGTGGGCCGCCGGCGTCGACATCGTGGGGATCGCCAACTTCGTCACGTTCCTGGAGAACACCGGCCCGTGGCGCCGCGAACTGCGCGAGGCGGAGTACGGATCGCTCGACGAGGACCGGGAGTTCCTCGAATCCGTCTCGCCGATCAACAACGTCGAGTCGATCGCTGCGCCCCTGTTCGTCCTCCACGGGGCCAACGACCCGCGGGTGCCGCTGGGCGAGGCCGAACAGATCGCCGAGGAAGCCGCCGAGCAGGGCGTCCCCGTCGAGAAGCTCGTCTTCGACGACGAGGGCCACGGGATCACCAAACGGGAGAACCGGATCGAGGCCTACACCGCGGTCGTCGACTTCCTCGACGAGCACGTCTGA
- a CDS encoding peptidase M10A and M12B matrixin and adamalysin, whose product MNRRAFLASAGVALSLGVAGRRAASTPDALVVRVWFSESAATHDALEDRVEGYLGGALDEALDAATVEFAPSTVALPHEGGKASLGRDWPMRVAEGLVGLGEVDPVGDVNLLVTDGDPRRQPAGYARPHVAAATGGAYIARMPPVEERPTVVPYSVPAAATQLLLHEVGHALGATHAHGTARREGDALVASPMVGSYLWASERVREEQLADGNVCGGAYPSDDGASERRLDLRYADCAARALR is encoded by the coding sequence GTGAATCGACGGGCGTTCCTTGCGAGCGCCGGGGTGGCGCTGTCGCTGGGAGTCGCCGGGCGCCGGGCGGCGAGCACGCCGGATGCGCTCGTCGTCCGCGTCTGGTTCAGCGAGTCCGCGGCCACGCACGACGCCCTCGAAGACAGGGTCGAGGGGTACCTCGGCGGGGCGCTCGACGAGGCGCTCGACGCGGCCACCGTCGAGTTCGCGCCGTCGACGGTCGCGCTGCCACACGAGGGCGGCAAGGCCTCGCTCGGGAGGGACTGGCCGATGCGAGTCGCCGAGGGGCTGGTCGGGCTCGGGGAGGTCGACCCCGTCGGGGACGTGAACCTGCTCGTCACCGACGGCGACCCGCGGCGCCAGCCCGCCGGGTACGCGCGCCCCCACGTCGCCGCGGCGACCGGCGGGGCGTACATCGCCCGGATGCCCCCAGTCGAGGAGAGACCGACGGTCGTCCCCTACTCGGTCCCGGCCGCCGCGACGCAGCTGCTCCTCCACGAGGTCGGGCACGCCCTCGGCGCCACTCACGCCCACGGGACGGCGCGGCGGGAGGGCGACGCGCTCGTCGCGAGCCCGATGGTCGGCAGCTACCTCTGGGCGTCCGAACGGGTCCGCGAGGAACAGCTCGCCGACGGGAACGTCTGCGGGGGCGCGTACCCGAGCGACGACGGCGCCTCGGAGCGGCGACTCGACCTGCGCTACGCGGACTGCGCTGCGCGTGCGCTACGGTGA
- a CDS encoding glycosyltransferase has protein sequence MRVAFVSMETTHYRDTEGARRFERVARHLAARGHDVTVFCAQFWEGDEETVERDGVTYRGVTISPALTSFALRLPALLALYDPDVVHARPDPPVGVLAASLGGTLARAPLVVEWFGDESVDDSRFADRAATLPDTVVSPSEMVRTRVRERGATTEATQVVPESIDMETVRETEPAEEVDVVYAHPLDGSANLESLLLGLAELRDRDWSATVVGDGPEREGYERQVRDLRIDDRVTFAGACDRAERVAYYKGAHAFVQTARREYFASELLWALACGCVGIVEYQAESSAHELIEEVERSFRATDPQQIADAIVDAGEFERLTVDEEYAAFDHDAVLERYLQTYRDLQTEYGLL, from the coding sequence ATGCGCGTCGCGTTCGTCTCGATGGAGACGACCCACTATCGGGACACCGAAGGCGCCCGCCGGTTCGAACGCGTCGCACGCCACCTCGCCGCCCGCGGCCACGACGTGACCGTCTTCTGCGCCCAGTTCTGGGAGGGCGACGAGGAGACCGTCGAACGCGACGGCGTCACCTACCGCGGCGTCACCATCTCGCCCGCGCTCACCTCCTTCGCCCTCCGCCTGCCCGCGCTGCTCGCGCTCTACGACCCCGACGTGGTCCACGCCCGACCCGACCCGCCCGTCGGAGTCCTCGCCGCGAGCCTCGGCGGCACGCTCGCCCGGGCGCCCCTCGTCGTCGAGTGGTTCGGCGACGAGTCGGTCGACGACTCGCGGTTCGCCGACCGCGCCGCCACCCTCCCGGACACCGTGGTCAGCCCCTCGGAGATGGTTCGCACGCGCGTCCGCGAACGCGGCGCGACGACCGAGGCCACGCAGGTCGTCCCCGAGAGCATCGACATGGAGACGGTCAGGGAGACCGAGCCCGCCGAGGAGGTCGACGTGGTCTACGCCCACCCCCTCGACGGGAGCGCCAACCTGGAGAGCCTCCTGCTCGGGCTCGCCGAGCTGCGCGACCGCGACTGGTCGGCGACGGTCGTCGGCGACGGTCCGGAACGGGAGGGCTACGAGCGACAGGTCCGTGACCTCCGGATCGACGACCGGGTCACCTTCGCCGGCGCCTGCGACCGCGCCGAGCGAGTGGCCTACTACAAGGGGGCCCACGCGTTCGTCCAGACGGCCCGCCGGGAGTACTTCGCGAGCGAGCTGCTGTGGGCGCTGGCCTGCGGCTGCGTCGGCATCGTCGAGTACCAGGCCGAGTCCAGCGCCCACGAGCTCATCGAGGAGGTCGAGCGCAGCTTCCGCGCGACCGACCCCCAGCAGATCGCCGACGCCATCGTCGACGCCGGCGAGTTCGAGCGGCTGACCGTCGACGAGGAGTACGCCGCGTTCGACCACGACGCCGTCCTCGAACGGTATCTCCAGACCTACCGGGACCTCCAGACCGAGTACGGCCTGCTGTGA
- a CDS encoding M14 family metallopeptidase, with the protein MSDGFVPPDVTVRGPGEPELAVVGGVHGDEPGGVRAVRRLRAAPLDLERGVAFVVAHPAAVAAGRRYLDSDLNRQFPGDPTGDREQRLAARLCERIGPLTALSIHGTRSQPTPFAFAHRSEPAEFDLAAELPVPHVVDHTGVTEGTVTTCGTVVEAEVGPQGTDAAADSAEHLARAFLRRRGALPDDHPDTACDFYRMVDTVPKPAGDSHEVYVSNFERVAAGTAYARADGRDLVADAPFHPILFSADGYPDVFGYRGEKLGESLAEAREAVAALGAPSGRSGG; encoded by the coding sequence ATGTCCGATGGCTTCGTCCCGCCGGACGTGACCGTCCGCGGGCCCGGCGAGCCGGAGCTGGCCGTCGTCGGCGGCGTCCACGGCGACGAACCCGGCGGCGTCCGCGCGGTCCGTCGACTGCGGGCCGCGCCGCTGGACCTCGAACGCGGCGTCGCGTTCGTCGTCGCGCACCCGGCGGCCGTCGCGGCCGGCCGGCGCTATCTCGACTCCGACCTGAACCGGCAGTTCCCGGGCGACCCGACCGGGGACCGCGAACAGCGGCTCGCGGCGCGCCTCTGCGAGCGGATCGGCCCGCTCACGGCGCTGTCGATCCACGGGACGCGCTCGCAGCCGACGCCGTTCGCGTTCGCCCACCGGTCCGAGCCGGCCGAGTTCGACCTGGCGGCGGAGCTTCCGGTCCCCCACGTCGTCGACCACACGGGCGTCACCGAGGGGACGGTCACCACCTGCGGCACCGTCGTCGAGGCTGAGGTCGGTCCCCAGGGAACCGACGCCGCCGCCGACAGCGCCGAACACCTCGCGCGGGCGTTCCTGCGGCGCCGGGGCGCGCTCCCCGACGACCACCCCGACACCGCCTGCGACTTCTACCGGATGGTCGACACCGTCCCGAAGCCCGCGGGCGACTCCCACGAGGTGTACGTCTCGAACTTCGAGCGAGTCGCCGCCGGGACGGCCTACGCCCGCGCCGACGGCCGCGACCTGGTCGCCGACGCCCCCTTCCACCCGATCCTCTTCTCCGCCGACGGCTACCCCGACGTGTTCGGCTACCGGGGCGAGAAACTCGGCGAGTCGCTCGCCGAGGCGCGCGAGGCGGTCGCCGCGCTCGGCGCCCCGTCCGGCCGGTCCGGCGGCTGA
- a CDS encoding class I SAM-dependent methyltransferase — protein sequence MDEESPSESRDLDEWASAVMAGYDGVAEAYDDDRDPAHETALVEALGADLPADARVLDAGCGGGRAVLEALAKDFETVGLDISPEQLALARERAPAAALARGDLTRLPVADGAVDAVTALHSVIHVPREHHERAFAEFARVLRPGGHLLLTTGVGEWEGRNDNWLDGGAAMQWSFHGRERSLELLDSAGFDVTEATVRDDELGGGEWLFVRARRRE from the coding sequence ATGGACGAGGAGTCGCCGAGCGAGTCGCGGGACCTCGACGAGTGGGCGAGCGCCGTCATGGCCGGCTACGACGGCGTCGCCGAGGCGTACGACGACGACCGGGACCCGGCCCACGAGACCGCTCTCGTCGAGGCGCTGGGGGCCGACCTCCCCGCGGACGCACGCGTCCTCGACGCCGGCTGCGGCGGCGGGCGGGCGGTGCTGGAGGCGCTCGCCAAGGACTTCGAGACGGTCGGGCTGGATATCTCCCCCGAACAGCTAGCGCTGGCCCGCGAGCGCGCCCCCGCGGCGGCGCTCGCCCGCGGCGACCTCACTCGGTTGCCGGTCGCCGACGGCGCCGTCGACGCGGTGACGGCGCTACACTCGGTGATCCACGTGCCGCGCGAGCACCACGAGCGGGCGTTCGCGGAGTTCGCCCGCGTCCTCCGGCCCGGCGGGCACCTCCTGCTGACGACGGGCGTCGGGGAGTGGGAGGGGCGCAACGACAACTGGCTCGACGGCGGCGCCGCCATGCAGTGGAGCTTCCACGGCCGCGAGCGGAGCCTCGAACTGCTCGACTCGGCCGGCTTCGACGTGACCGAGGCGACCGTCCGCGACGACGAACTCGGCGGCGGCGAGTGGCTGTTCGTCCGCGCTCGCCGTCGGGAGTGA
- the folP gene encoding dihydropteroate synthase, with protein sequence MEFHEAADFLFDLRRFAPRPGLDPTRDLLGHLGDPHERLVPVQVAGSNGKGSTARMVERALREAGLSVGLYTSPHLDDVRERVRVDGRPMTESAVTEFVESFREYATDRATDGDSPTFFETLTAMALWEFDRQDVDVAVLEVGIGGTLDATSVVDPIASAVTAVTLEHTDLLGDTVAEIARDKSGVAPAGAPLVTATTGDALAAIREEVDDVVTVADADWTEPDDPDVVVEYGGREGLEGAVTVEGTDTVAGGDGGDRADRGTDADGDVWTVDTRLPLLGAHQARNAGVAAALVRQVADRLDADVATEAVERGFRNAHWPGRFEVMDREPLVVLDGAHNPGGCETTAEVLSTFDYDAAHLVVGAMTDKDHRGIAAAFDGADLGRVVACRPDHDRAESAEVVARAFEAETGADVTTHEPVAGALDRALDAAGPDDAVVVSGSLYAVAEARTRWSRPTVPLDVDSVADAEAALERAHVPADDASGVAGDAVHRVLRTRLRPRRARRLQSELRALGGEVALPALAGQDEERVDAVAMATRDQFERLADALAERSDDLTPLAGEIRTAIDASPTPNAATPTPDAERTAAERGYPWADGTAVMGILNITPDSFHDGGEYNTVADARERAERMVEAGVEILDIGGESTRPGGEVVPADEEKARVVPVIEAVSDLDAMISIDTRKAEVARAALDAGADLLNDVSGLEDPEMRLVAAEHDVPVVVMHSIEAPVDPTTSVEYDDVVDDVIDYLAERVLLAEKAGLDRSQILVDPGLGFGKSAAESFELLGRLDELAALGCPVLVGHSRKSMFELTEGGREGALDETVAGTALAAGRGADVIRVHDAHENVAAVRVAQAAADPERFDEE encoded by the coding sequence ATGGAGTTTCACGAGGCGGCGGACTTTCTCTTCGATCTGCGACGGTTCGCGCCGCGGCCGGGCCTGGACCCGACCCGGGACCTGCTCGGCCACCTCGGCGACCCCCACGAGCGACTCGTCCCCGTCCAGGTCGCGGGGTCGAACGGCAAGGGCAGCACCGCCCGGATGGTCGAGCGGGCGCTTCGGGAGGCGGGCCTCTCGGTCGGGCTGTACACCTCGCCGCACCTCGACGACGTGCGCGAGCGGGTCCGCGTCGACGGCCGGCCGATGACCGAGTCGGCGGTGACGGAGTTCGTCGAGTCGTTCCGGGAGTACGCGACCGACCGGGCGACCGACGGCGACTCGCCCACCTTCTTCGAGACGCTGACCGCGATGGCGCTGTGGGAGTTCGACCGCCAGGACGTGGACGTGGCCGTCCTCGAAGTCGGCATCGGCGGGACGCTCGACGCCACGAGCGTCGTCGACCCGATCGCCAGCGCCGTCACCGCGGTCACGCTGGAGCACACCGACCTGCTCGGCGACACGGTCGCGGAGATCGCCCGCGACAAGTCGGGGGTCGCGCCCGCCGGCGCGCCGCTCGTGACCGCGACGACCGGCGACGCGCTGGCCGCGATCCGCGAGGAGGTCGACGACGTGGTGACCGTGGCCGACGCCGACTGGACGGAGCCCGACGACCCCGACGTCGTCGTCGAGTACGGCGGTCGCGAGGGGCTGGAGGGGGCGGTGACGGTCGAGGGGACCGACACCGTCGCCGGCGGGGACGGCGGCGACCGAGCGGACAGGGGGACCGACGCCGACGGCGACGTGTGGACCGTCGATACGCGCCTTCCGCTGCTGGGGGCTCACCAGGCGCGCAACGCCGGGGTCGCGGCGGCGCTCGTCCGGCAGGTGGCCGACCGGCTGGACGCGGACGTGGCGACCGAAGCCGTCGAGCGAGGGTTCCGCAACGCCCACTGGCCGGGGCGGTTCGAGGTGATGGACCGGGAGCCGCTGGTCGTCCTCGACGGCGCGCACAACCCCGGCGGCTGCGAGACGACCGCCGAGGTGCTCTCTACCTTCGACTACGACGCGGCCCACCTCGTCGTCGGCGCGATGACCGACAAGGACCACCGCGGGATCGCCGCGGCGTTCGACGGCGCCGACCTCGGTCGCGTCGTCGCCTGCCGGCCCGACCACGACCGCGCCGAGTCCGCCGAGGTGGTCGCCCGCGCGTTCGAGGCGGAGACCGGCGCCGACGTGACGACCCACGAGCCGGTCGCGGGCGCGCTCGACCGCGCGCTCGACGCCGCCGGCCCGGACGACGCAGTCGTCGTCTCGGGCTCGCTGTACGCCGTCGCCGAGGCGCGCACCCGCTGGTCGCGCCCCACCGTCCCGCTCGACGTGGACTCGGTGGCCGACGCCGAGGCGGCGCTGGAGCGGGCGCACGTCCCGGCGGACGACGCGAGCGGCGTTGCGGGCGACGCCGTCCACCGCGTCCTGCGGACCCGACTCCGGCCGCGCCGCGCCCGCCGTCTGCAGTCCGAACTGCGGGCCCTGGGCGGCGAGGTCGCCCTTCCGGCGCTGGCCGGCCAGGACGAGGAGCGCGTCGACGCGGTGGCGATGGCGACCCGCGACCAGTTCGAACGGCTCGCCGACGCGCTGGCCGAGCGCTCGGACGACCTGACGCCGCTGGCCGGCGAGATCCGGACCGCGATCGACGCGTCGCCGACGCCGAACGCCGCGACGCCGACGCCCGACGCCGAGCGGACGGCCGCCGAGCGGGGCTACCCGTGGGCCGACGGCACCGCGGTCATGGGCATCCTCAACATCACGCCCGACAGCTTCCACGACGGCGGCGAGTACAACACCGTCGCCGACGCCCGCGAGCGCGCCGAGCGGATGGTCGAGGCCGGCGTCGAGATCCTCGACATCGGCGGCGAGTCGACGCGGCCGGGCGGCGAGGTCGTCCCCGCCGACGAGGAGAAAGCGCGCGTCGTCCCCGTCATCGAGGCGGTCTCGGATCTGGACGCGATGATATCTATCGACACGCGCAAGGCCGAGGTGGCCCGTGCCGCGCTCGACGCCGGCGCGGACCTGCTGAACGACGTGTCCGGGCTCGAAGACCCGGAGATGCGGCTGGTCGCCGCCGAACACGACGTGCCCGTGGTCGTCATGCACAGCATCGAGGCGCCGGTCGACCCGACAACGAGCGTCGAGTACGACGACGTGGTCGACGACGTCATCGACTACCTGGCCGAGCGCGTCCTGCTGGCGGAGAAGGCCGGCCTCGACCGCTCGCAGATCCTCGTCGACCCCGGGCTGGGCTTCGGCAAGTCCGCCGCCGAGAGCTTCGAACTCCTGGGCCGGCTGGACGAACTCGCGGCGCTCGGCTGTCCGGTCCTCGTCGGTCACTCCCGCAAGTCGATGTTCGAACTCACCGAGGGCGGCCGCGAGGGGGCGCTCGACGAGACGGTCGCCGGGACGGCGCTGGCCGCCGGGCGCGGCGCCGACGTGATCCGCGTCCACGACGCCCACGAGAACGTCGCCGCCGTCCGCGTCGCGCAGGCCGCCGCCGACCCCGAGCGGTTCGACGAGGAGTGA
- a CDS encoding DUF7538 family protein gives MSEGGASDGEDRVDAEGERDPLAGLAEREGWHVEGAAARVHYEGEGDRYSVEYYAPSGCVLYWKVPPEGGGETAVPVGRETVPGPLRERIRMDLDAAGIDPEVERRSL, from the coding sequence ATGAGTGAGGGCGGCGCGAGCGACGGCGAAGACCGGGTGGACGCCGAGGGGGAGCGCGACCCGCTCGCCGGCCTCGCCGAGCGCGAGGGGTGGCACGTCGAGGGGGCGGCCGCCCGCGTCCACTACGAGGGCGAGGGCGACCGCTACAGCGTCGAGTATTACGCCCCGAGCGGCTGCGTGCTCTACTGGAAGGTGCCCCCGGAGGGCGGCGGCGAGACGGCGGTCCCGGTGGGCCGGGAGACGGTCCCGGGCCCGCTGCGAGAGCGCATCCGGATGGACCTCGACGCCGCCGGTATCGACCCCGAAGTCGAGCGACGGTCGCTGTAG